DNA sequence from the Dreissena polymorpha isolate Duluth1 chromosome 3, UMN_Dpol_1.0, whole genome shotgun sequence genome:
ttttatttaatgcaagttATCAATGACCCGTATGTAAGATACAAGACAATAACAACAGTACGACATAGCACATTAGCATGGTTATGTCTAGGGTCaaggtggtgcggtggtcgagtggtaacactctggtctaccattccagaggtccccggttcaaatcccggccggggcactgggaatttcagaaatgcttcaagtgtttcccacccaactagagatgtactggtatgaaacccaggtaattctcgcgtgtatcggtgctatacactgagcacgtaaaagaaccaaggtatctattcgcaaagagctagggtatcgcacccggattccttgtatcccaatactgtctcttctgcttgctgtctcttcagcaaaaccaaaaaaaggaccccattggaaataagtgcttgcactttcatgggttatccttgaccgcaaggtcaaaataaatacacatacacaATGGCTTTCGAATTGTCCATGCAAATAATTgcgggtttaaaccggttaagaAGTTTGAAATTACTAAACCTAACTTATCTGTTCGTTCTTTTACCGTAAACGATGGACTAAATATCCTCGCAGACTTAACAACGGATACTTGGGGCGTCGACCATAGCCTTATCCACCTCCAATTATCGGTCATTGTTCCGTTGGGAAACGCTTCTACTTGGGCATCGAAGCACCCAATTCCCTTGACACCGCCAGCATTGAAAGTCTCGTAGACGTCGACTTTTGTTACGTAGACGGGAGTGGCGAACTTCAACTGACAACCAAAATTTCACGATGGTACGTGTATTACGACTTAAAGCACTGGATAATGCATTACTTTAAAATTTAAAGGAGGACACAATACTAGTTTCAAATAGTAAGTTTTGTCTTAACGGAGAAATACAATGCAGTACAATGAAGCACGCACTTCCAAGCTATTACGGTTTAATTATATGACGTTAACACTTTGGTTTAAAAAGTGATTTATAAATCTAACTATTGGAGGACAATACAATCGCTCAATAACAGTCTAATTTCCCTACCACTAAGAACTGCTTTGCGTCGATGACACCTGGGGCCCATGCCCTTTTGTCATCCGCGTATCCAGGGTACACGTCTGGAACACCCAGTGTTTGCTCCGCACTCCACCTGAAAAACGAATTACACCTtatgagccgcgttcttggaAAAAAATACGCGCGAACTTGtcctccaagattagcttgtgcattcctCACGTACTTAGCAGGGAGGAAACTTTCCGCAAAGACCTCATTTCGTGTAcaaaagagacttcattaaaacgcaAATTCCATAACAGCAGACAGTGTCGTACTCTATTACCCattgcggacttcacaggctcatcCGAGAAGACCATtgacgcacatatattaagccccttttcacagagtgaggcccATATAACAAAAAAGTTCCGGGGAGGGGTGATTATAAAAACGGACGAAGGGTTCCGCTCTGCCGAGGATGTTATTCGTAAATAATAAAACGCAAAGTCGGACATGGCACCTAACCATTTTGCAGCGAATATTgtgcttaaatattgtttcagcATAAATGGCATGAATCAACAAGTAACAAATACAACAATATGATATTTCAAATAACATGCacttaaatattcataattgtGTCAACTGCTATATTCAAGACggttaatatcatttataaataatatatgaaagAACATATTCTTATTGTATGTGTTTACAATATGTTCAGATATAGAGCACACTTGGTTCCAATGATAGTTTCATTTAAATGCCCTGTCGCCATAGAAGCCAAACAAATAACTTCTACGTCTTGCACACAATTTCTCGAGTGAATGAATATTAAAACTGCCGATACTTACTTGTCGCTCCCATACTGCGACGAATACACAATCACATCATTGACCCACTGCACTGCCTCTGTAATAATGGTAAAAGTGCTACATAAAAAAATGCAGCAAAGTAATAGTGTTAAATatacaatttctaaaaaaaaaacacatacgaTGGCGTtctttttttatgtcaaatagaTTTTAGTTAACGATGTGTATTTATGTCGTGTAAGTCTTTTTAAACacttaattgtgtttaaatattttgtttccaAAACTTCAAGCGCAAAcgaaaacattgtgacgtaacgtcaaaaTCCGCGCTAGCAAGCCGCAATCTTTTCGCGCAACTAAGAAACCCAGTTACGCGTTATTGAttcaatatgcaaaacaatataatcaATCAAACTTACTCCCTGTTGTGCAGTGTAGTGGTGTTTAAATAGACAAGAACTAATATCATGAAAGTGTAATCGCGTACTAAACTTTGTCCGACAAGTTGAATAAAGGTTTACACGGcaaggcttgccgtgagcaactCACCATTAGCATCATACAAGTGAGtaacaaatcaacaaaataatcgagaaaaaatatatttattcaacGATGTACATAATTGGGTTAATTGAAATATCGATCACAACTGAAACCGATTTGTAGAATAAGTTGATGACactttttaagctttaaaaataattataaaaacaatcttaatttagtataaacgacacgcttacctccatgacaacgtttattaaatttttcaaataaaaaagtgaaAACAATATTCACTTCCATTTACTATTCTTCCATTCTTTTATCGAAACTTACTTTAAATCACACTATTGTATTGTAATCCTATAGAAGTTTACAATTATGTATGCTAAGCACAATATCCGAAATACGTttagcattcgttcgatgctctaaacaaataaataacttaaaaaacaccacgtcctaCATGTCCTTAACATCCAGACAATTTAACTAAAACGGGTATATTTCGTCGGAAAAATTACGTCACAagacatacgtcataaattgcgcaatccgatgcatgaaaaataaaagcaCGGAAAGTGTTAAGTGGAGgtacaaaatagtattatatgtgATATAATCGCTAACAAACGGCAGTGCTGGGCCGGACGTCTGAAAATAGCATTAACTGAAATAGTggcaaatatatttgatataattgtGCATGTCGGCTGTGAATTGCTTTTTGTGTTTTATTACGTTGTTGCTTGCCGGGGTAATAGCTATCCGATGTGTCAGAGGTGAATTTTGAATTCTTCAATGAACCGATTGGCATAGTTTCAGTACagaacataaaaaaacatttcactAGCACGATGCTTTTTGTCTGAAAGTACTTAGCAATCATATATGCCATTAAAATACAGCATTACATAAAGCGTGTACTAAAGCAGATACAGTTCAGTTATTTGTTAACATATCAATTCTCGAACTCACCTTTGGAGCCGTGCAGCCTTACAGCCTCTATCTGCACCCAGTCGTTTGCCACGGTGCAGTCGATATCCAGCCGAATATGGTTCGAGAAACAAGGACGTGTAGACTGAAGATAGAACAACGTTCAATTATGTTTATTGGTGGAGAACGAATTGTCTGTTAAATCACTTCAAAGCGTTTTAAAAAATCACCtcaacaattattttgagaaaatcaGATAAACTACACGAATATTTGTATGAGTCGACTTGTATTCATAAAATAGTGCGGTGATACTTCTTTCACGTCAAAGCTGCGTGTTCTTACTACATCATCTGCCACGTCCACAAAGGACGCGGCAATGACTTGCGAAAACGTGTTGCGACCTGACAGATATGTAGAACGGTAATGCTGCAAGGTTTAACAGCGTGCGGAACGCACTGACGTAATCGATGACATAGAAAGAGTCCAGTGAAATAGATATTATTGCGCACGACGACTAAATTAATCGCTCTTACTGTATAGTCGTTTTATGCCTACAGCTAACATTACACGTAATATTTGCcacatataattcaatgtaaaagcaacacaTTAAAGCGCAAAAAATGCAACAATTTGTACATAGAGATCCCAATAACCATGTCTTTACTTAAagggcattctaagctgaatcgattgATTAAAGAAAAATTGAAAGACATGTCATGTACACAAAGTACATAAACGTAGAAAAACTTGACCCAAATCGAATTTCACTGTTTTTACACCTTCTTTTTTTCCGGTCGTTTTTTAGTGGAGAGtaactttttcagtgcaatgtcgTACTTTAGTTTCTTACTTTATAATATTTCAGGGAATTAGAAGTGCAGACCCATCAATATCTCTAAAGgataaaacaagaacaacagTCTAAGTGCGAATGTTCTCACAAGGACGTCACGTACTATTGAGGCCTATTCATGTCAATACCACGCTTTAAACGTTCGTGCTGTTCTTGTGTTAGTTCTGATCAACGTTTATGCGTTCCTTCCGATACTTCAATTTTAAGTAAAGAAGTCTCCAAATTTTCCACACGACCATtacgaaataaaacaaaacaatgaaactcATGTTCCAATACTAGACGAGAAATTAGTGGaagctagtattttatttaatgcaaataatcaATTACCCATTATGAACGATATCAAAAAATACATACAGTACGACAGAGCACATTAGCATGGTTATGTCTAGGGTCAAGGGCCTTCGAATTGTCCATGCAAATAATtgtgggtttaaaccggttaagaAGTTTGAGCTTACTAAACCTAACTTTTCTGTTCTTGCTTTTACCGTAAACGATGGACTAAATATCCTCGCAGACTCAAAAGCGTATACTTGGTCCGTCGACCATAGCGTTATCCACTCTTCTGAGACATCGAAGCACTTGATGGCCTTGACACCGCCAGCATTGAAATTCTCGTAGACGTCGACTTTTGTTACGTAAACGGGAGTGGCGAACTGGTACTGAACACCAAAATTTCACGATGGTACGTGTATTACGTGTTTCAAAGCACTGAGTAATGCATatctttaaaatttaaagataACACAGTATTAGTATCATAAAGTTAGTTCAGTATTAACGTAAAAACACAATGATGAAAAACCGGTGCTTGTAAagcaatgatttatttaaaaagcacGCACTTCCAAGCTATTAAGGTATTAGTCAATGACGTTAAATCTTTggtttaaaaaatgatttataaatcttACTATAGGAGAACAATGCAAACGGTCAATAACATTGTAATTTCCCAACCTCTAAGAACTGGTTTTCGTCGATGACACCTGGGGCCCATGCCGTCACGGACTTCCCGTTTATAAGGTACATAGCTGGAGCACCTAGTATTGCCTGTGCATTATACTTGTAACTGAAAATACTGATAATAGAAACCAATGAAGGGTTCCGCTCTATCGAGGATGATCagcaattcattttaaatgtacattttagtCCTGCAAACTAGTTTGTTTCGTATTTCGTAAAACTTACAACGGAAAGTCGAAGATGGCACCTCAAAATTATGCAGCGAATATCgtgcttaaatattgtttcagcATAAATGGCATGAATCAACAAATCACAAACACAACGATTTGATATTTCAAATAGCATGCacttaaatattcataattgCGTGAACTGCTATATTCGAGACGAGTaatattatttagaaataatatatttacgaACATATtcttattgtttgtgtttttaatatgTTCAGATGCAGGGCACAATTGGTTCCAATGATAGTTTCATTTAAATGCCATGTCGCCATAGAAGCCATACAAATAACTTTTACGGCTTGCACACAATTGCTCAAGTTTATGAATATTCAAACTGCCGATACTtacttttatcataccaccgcattgatatctgcttgatataacgttgcctgatatattttttttatatcatggttaaCAGGAAGTTCGgttatcagtcatgtgtggaggacgGTCATATTACTCGGAGTCATATATAAAgtactcatttttattaaaattgaatcagattcaacaagacaaacaatttgataccaagatgtaatatcctttaaacacaaaatgcaacacaaacagcaaataacgttttttttacaaatattaagcgcgcgtgttCATGACGTCATTACTAACACGTCAAATAACAAAAGTCATAAtatttcccgctaaaactgcagctttttagcgatttattttattatttctgtaaaataggggacgtagaggtatgctaaacagaaaaacaggttactgcctgatcttttttattatatcaggctcggcacgaataaaataacggctcggcaagcctcgccgttatattattctaagccttgcctgatatattacaaaaagatcaggcagttacctgttattctctatgtcgCTCCCATACTGCGACGAATACCCAATCACTCTAGAGACCCACTGCTCTTCCTCTGTAATAAAAGTAAAACTGCTACATAAAATAATGCAGCAAAGCAATTGTGTTAAATATAcaatttctaataaaaaaaaacatacgatGGCGTTCTTTGCATATGTATGGTAGATTTAAgttaagtatgtttatttctGTCGTGTTAAGTCTTTTTAAAcactttgtgttaaaaaaaaaatctgcgaaACTTCACGCGCGAAcgaaaacattgtgacgtcacgtcaaaATCCGCGCTAGCTAGCCGCAGTGTATGGTTGTTCTAATAGACATGACATAATATCATGAAAGTGTAATCGCGTACTTAAAGTTGTCCGACAAGTTGaataaaggtttacacggcgaggcttgcggTGAGCAACTTATCATTAGCATCATAAAAGTGAGTAACAAATCAACAAACTAAtcaagaataattattattaaacgaAGTACATAATTGggttaattaaaatatcgatcACAACTGAAACCGATTTGTTGAATAAGTTGATGACACGTTTTCAGCTTTAACAACAAttctaaaaacaattttaatttagtataaacgacacgcttacctcaattacaactttaattaattttttaaaacaaaaaagtgaaaACAATATTCACTTCCCTTTTCTATTCTTCTATCCCTTTatcaaaactttattttaatcatactattttattgtaatcctatcgaagtttacaattatgtatgataaacacacaatccgaaactCGTTTTACATTCGTTTGATGCTCTAAACGAATAAATAACTTAAACGTCCTACATGTccttaacatccagagaatttaactaaATCGGGTATGTTTCATCGGAGAAATTACGTAGAAGAAATTCGTCATAAATTGAGCAAGCAGATGCATGAataataaaagtacggaaagccggttttgagaaatgctCAGTGGAGGAGCAAAATAGTATTAAATGTGATATAATCGATAACAAACGACAGAACTGGTCGTCTAAAAATAGCATTATTTGAAATagtgacaaatattttttaaataatcgtGCATGTCGGCTATGTATTGCTTTTTGTAATGATTACGTTGTTGCTTGCCGGGGTAATATCTGTCCGATGTGTCAGATGtgaattttgaatttttaaatgaACCGATTGGCATAGTATCAGTGCAGAACATAAAAAACAATTCACTCGCACGATGCTTTTTATCTGAAAGTAAATAGCAATCATATATGTAATTAAAATACAGCATTTCATCAAGCGCGCACTAAAGCAGAAGCATTTTAGTTATTTGTTAACATGACAATTCTCGAACTCACCCTGGGTGCCGTACAGCCTCACAGCGTCTATCTCCACCCAGTTGTTTGCAACGGTGCAGTCGATATCCAGCTTAATGCGGTTCGAGAAACAAGAAATTGTAGACTGAAAATAGAATCACGTTCAATTATGTTTACCGGTGGAAAAGGAATTTGCtgttaatttatttcaaagcgttTTAAGAAAGCACTTCAACAATTATTTTGGGAACATCCGATATACTTCACGAATATTTGTATGAGTCGACTTGAATTCATAAAAAAGTGCGGTGATACTTCTTTCACGTCAGAGCTGCGTGTTCTTACTACATCCGCCACGTCCACAAAGGACGCGGCGATGACTTACGAAAACGTATTGCGACCCGACAGATATGTAGAACGGTAATGTTGAAAGGTTTCACAGCGTGCGGAACGCACTGACGTAATCGATGCCATAGAAAGAGCGAAGTGAGATAGATATTCTTTCGAATGGCGACTGAATTCGTCGCTCTTACTGTATAGTTTCCTTATGCGTACAGGAACCATTACACTTAATATTTGCCCCatttaattcaatgtaaaagcaacacaTTTAAGCGAAAAAACATGCAACAATTTGTACATAGAGATCCCAATAACCATATCTTTATTTAAagggcattctaagctgaatcgatcgattaaataaaaaaagacataaacatatcatgtacacaaaaaacccaaaagaaaaaaaaatgacacAAATCACATTCAACTGTTTGTGCAGCTTTTCTATGGCCGTTTTGTATTGGAGAGTAATTTTTTCAGTCGTACTTTAGTCTCTTACTTTATAATATTTCGGGGATGAATAAGTTAAGACCCATCAATATCTCTAAAAGATATAACCAGGAACAACAGtctaagtgtaaaacatgccttcaagtttaatatgatgatttgtttagaaaatataacCTTGATGACTCGATTATGTAGTATAATGAAACCAGCGTCCGTTACACGCGAATGTCTTCCACGTGGCGTCCTCACAAGGACGTCACGTACTTTTCAGGCCTATTCATGTCAATACCACGCTTTAAAAGTTCGTACTGTTCTTGTGTTAGTTGCAATATACATGAATGCGTCCCCTCCGATATTTCAAATATCAGTAATGAAGTCTCCAAATTTTCTACACGACCATTAAGAAGTATAACAGAAAAATGAAACTCATGTTCCACTACTAAAAGAGGAATTAGTGGAAGCTAGTATTTGATTTAATGCAAATTATCAATTACCCGTATGTAATATACAAGAAAATACAAACAGTACAGAGGAGCACATTAGCATGGTTATGTCTAGGGTCAAGGGCCTTCGAATTGTCCATGAAAATAATTGCGAGTTTAAACCGGTTAAGAAGTTTGAACTTACGAAACCTAAATTAtatgttagttttttttaccGTAAACGATGGACTGAATATCCTCGGATACTCAAAAAAGGATACATAGTCCGTCATCCATAGCGTTATCCACTCTTCTGAGACATCGAAGCATCTAATGGCCTTGACACCGCCAGCATTGAAAGTCTCGTAGACGTCGAGTTTTGTCACGTAGACGGAAGTGGTGAACGTGAACTAAACACCAACATTTCACGATGGTACGTGTATTACGAGTTTCAAAGCACAGAATAATGCATTTCttgaaaattaaaagaaaaacacagCAATAGTTTCAAATAGTAAGTTCAGTATTAACGGAGAAATACAGTGCTGAACAACCGGTGCTTTTAAAGCgatgatttattaaaaaagcaCGCACTTCCAAGCTATTACAGTATTGTTCTATGCCGTTAACATTTTGGTTTAAAACGTGATTTATAAATCTAACTATAGAAGGACAATACAATCTATCAATAACAGTGTAATTTCCCAACCTCCAAGAACTGGTTTGCGTCTTTGACATCTGGGGCCCATGCCCTTTTGTCATCTGCGTATCTAGGGTACACATCTGGAGCACCCAGTATTTGCTGCGCGCTCCACCTGAAAAATGAATTACACTAGATGAGCCGCGTTCTTGGCAAAAACTACGCGTGAAATTGtcgtccaagactagcctgtggaTTCCTTACttgctaa
Encoded proteins:
- the LOC127874680 gene encoding uncharacterized protein LOC127874680; translated protein: MYLINGKSVTAWAPGVIDENQFLEYQFATPVYVTKVDVYENFNAGGVKAIKCFDVSEEWITLWSTDQVYAFESARIFSPSFTSTRPCFSNHIRLDIDCTVANDWVQIEAVRLHGSKEAVQWVNDVIVYSSQYGSDKWSAEQTLGVPDVYPGYADDKRAWAPGVIDAKQFLVLKFATPVYVTKVDVYETFNAGGVKGIGCFDAQVEAFPNGTMTDNWRWIRLWSTPQVSVVKSARIFSPSFTSTIRCFSNTIMLFIDCTAANNWVEIDAVRLKGYQKPWSRLAKREHVNEVLEDEEDKAVTAVESAAAKMSIKQLLAHVRK